From Erigeron canadensis isolate Cc75 chromosome 8, C_canadensis_v1, whole genome shotgun sequence, one genomic window encodes:
- the LOC122579287 gene encoding protein DETOXIFICATION 27-like isoform X5 has product MEEHSNKRPLLLSTSEDHQQVSVSEHELVSLVQRTWTEVKKIWKVAGPSIFSRLSLYSLAVITQSFAGHLNDTDLAAISIATTVITSITFGFLGQLKTSVIGWVSGLALVIHLLLNWFFAKYYTIGVVGAAIMLDFSWWVSVLGLFLYAVCGGCRESWYGFSMEAFSGLWDFFKLSAASSVMLALESFYYRVLVIVAGSLGNTAVDIDALSICITSYGWEIMIPYGFLAATGVRVANELGAGNAKGAIFATKISLLISILIGTMFAIVILAFPDKLAMIFTSNNTVINMVNELSVLLAVTVLLSCIQPVFTGVALGCGWQSQVAIVNLGSYYVVGVPLGVILEQFFGLGIKGLWTGMLSGTVVQTLTLAIITIRCQWDKQAKEAYSRVVKQAISDQSSCDT; this is encoded by the exons atGGAAGAACACAGCAACAAACGTCCCCTCTTGTTATCAACCTCAGAAGACCACCAACAAGTGTCTGTATCGGAACACGAATTAGTTTCGTTAGTCCAACGAACATGGACGGAAGTAAAGAAGATTTGGAAGGTTGCTGGTCCATCCATCTTCTCCCGGCTTTCTTTGTACTCCCTTGCTGTCATAACACAATCTTTCGCTGGCCACCTTAACGACACTGACCTTGCTGCCATCTCCATTGCCACCACAGTGATCACTTCCATCACTTTCGGCTTCTTG GGTCAGCTGAAGACGTCCGTGATTGGTTGGGTGTCTGGTTTGGCTCTTGTAATCCATCTGCTACTTAATTGGTTTTTTGCTAAATATTATACGATTGGTGTTGTTGGGGCTGCGATTATGCTTGATTTCTCGTGGTGGGTGTCTGTTTTGGGCCTTTTCTTATATGCTGTATGTGGAGGGTGTCGTGAATCTTGGTATGGATTTTCAATGGAAGCATTTTCGGGGTTATGGGACTTCTTTAAGCTCTCTGCTGCTTCAAGTGTTATGCTCGC GTTGGAGAGCTTTTACTATCGAGTATTAGTGATAGTAGCAGGCAGCTTGGGGAACACAGCGGTCGATATTGATGCACTTTCGATATG CATAACTTCTTACGGTTGGGAGATCATGATTCCATACGGATTCTTGGCTGCAACAGG TGTTCGTGTAGCAAATGAGCTAGGAGCAGGAAATGCAAAAGGTGCAATATTTGCTACCAAGATATCATTGCTAATATCAATCCTTATTGGCACCATGTTTGCTATAGTCATACTCGCATTTCCTGATAAATTGGCTATGATCTTTACATCAAACAACACGGTCATTAACATGGTTAATGAACTTTCCGTGTTGTTAGCAGTTACTGTTCTTCTTAGTTGCATTCAACCCGTGTTTACAG GAGTTGCGCTGGGTTGTGGGTGGCAATCCCAGGTCGCAATTGTTAATCTTGGAAGCTACTACGTTGTTGGAGTCCCGCTTGGCGTCATATTGGAACAATTTTTTGGATTAGGGATTAAG GGTCTTTGGACCGGAATGCTGAGTGGGACAGTCGTACAAACGTTAACACTAGCCATCATAACTATTCGATGCCAATGGGATAAGCAG GCAAAAGAAGCGTATTCCCGCGTTGTAAAGCAAGCCATTTCAGATCAAAGTTCGTGTGATACCTAG
- the LOC122579287 gene encoding protein DETOXIFICATION 28-like isoform X3: MEEHSNKRPLLLSTSEDHQQVSVSEHELVSLVQRTWTEVKKIWKVAGPSIFSRLSLYSLAVITQSFAGHLNDTDLAAISIATTVITSITFGFLPEVVAELAGTVAVWLIPMHMSFVFQFSLVRFLQGQLKTSVIGWVSGLALVIHLLLNWFFAKYYTIGVVGAAIMLDFSWWVSVLGLFLYAVCGGCRESWYGFSMEAFSGLWDFFKLSAASSVMLALESFYYRVLVIVAGSLGNTAVDIDALSICITSYGWEIMIPYGFLAATGVRVANELGAGNAKGAIFATKISLLISILIGTMFAIVILAFPDKLAMIFTSNNTVINMVNELSVLLAVTVLLSCIQPVFTGVALGCGWQSQVAIVNLGSYYVVGVPLGVILEQFFGLGIKGLWTGMLSGTVVQTLTLAIITIRCQWDKQAKEAYSRVVKQAISDQSSCDT; encoded by the exons atGGAAGAACACAGCAACAAACGTCCCCTCTTGTTATCAACCTCAGAAGACCACCAACAAGTGTCTGTATCGGAACACGAATTAGTTTCGTTAGTCCAACGAACATGGACGGAAGTAAAGAAGATTTGGAAGGTTGCTGGTCCATCCATCTTCTCCCGGCTTTCTTTGTACTCCCTTGCTGTCATAACACAATCTTTCGCTGGCCACCTTAACGACACTGACCTTGCTGCCATCTCCATTGCCACCACAGTGATCACTTCCATCACTTTCGGCTTCTTG CCAGAGGTGGTGGCAGAGTTGGCAGGGACAGTAGCGGTATGGCTGATTCCGATGCACATGAGCTTTGTTTTTCAGTTTTCGTTGGTGAGATTCTTGCAGGGTCAGCTGAAGACGTCCGTGATTGGTTGGGTGTCTGGTTTGGCTCTTGTAATCCATCTGCTACTTAATTGGTTTTTTGCTAAATATTATACGATTGGTGTTGTTGGGGCTGCGATTATGCTTGATTTCTCGTGGTGGGTGTCTGTTTTGGGCCTTTTCTTATATGCTGTATGTGGAGGGTGTCGTGAATCTTGGTATGGATTTTCAATGGAAGCATTTTCGGGGTTATGGGACTTCTTTAAGCTCTCTGCTGCTTCAAGTGTTATGCTCGC GTTGGAGAGCTTTTACTATCGAGTATTAGTGATAGTAGCAGGCAGCTTGGGGAACACAGCGGTCGATATTGATGCACTTTCGATATG CATAACTTCTTACGGTTGGGAGATCATGATTCCATACGGATTCTTGGCTGCAACAGG TGTTCGTGTAGCAAATGAGCTAGGAGCAGGAAATGCAAAAGGTGCAATATTTGCTACCAAGATATCATTGCTAATATCAATCCTTATTGGCACCATGTTTGCTATAGTCATACTCGCATTTCCTGATAAATTGGCTATGATCTTTACATCAAACAACACGGTCATTAACATGGTTAATGAACTTTCCGTGTTGTTAGCAGTTACTGTTCTTCTTAGTTGCATTCAACCCGTGTTTACAG GAGTTGCGCTGGGTTGTGGGTGGCAATCCCAGGTCGCAATTGTTAATCTTGGAAGCTACTACGTTGTTGGAGTCCCGCTTGGCGTCATATTGGAACAATTTTTTGGATTAGGGATTAAG GGTCTTTGGACCGGAATGCTGAGTGGGACAGTCGTACAAACGTTAACACTAGCCATCATAACTATTCGATGCCAATGGGATAAGCAG GCAAAAGAAGCGTATTCCCGCGTTGTAAAGCAAGCCATTTCAGATCAAAGTTCGTGTGATACCTAG
- the LOC122579287 gene encoding protein DETOXIFICATION 26-like isoform X4, with translation MEEHSNKRPLLLSTSEDHQQVSVSEHELVSLVQRTWTEVKKIWKVAGPSIFSRLSLYSLAVITQSFAGHLNDTDLAAISIATTVITSITFGFLLGMASALETLCGQAYGAKQYHMLGIYLQRSWVVLLIGSILLLPLFIFATPILKLTGQPEVVAELAGTVAVWLIPMHMSFVFQFSLVRFLQGQLKTSVIGWVSGLALVIHLLLNWFFAKYYTIGVVGAAIMLDFSWWVSVLGLFLYAVCGGCRESWYGFSMEAFSGLWDFFKLSAASSVMLALESFYYRVLVIVAGSLGNTAVDIDALSICITSYGWEIMIPYGFLAATGVRVANELGAGNAKGVALGCGWQSQVAIVNLGSYYVVGVPLGVILEQFFGLGIKGLWTGMLSGTVVQTLTLAIITIRCQWDKQAKEAYSRVVKQAISDQSSCDT, from the exons atGGAAGAACACAGCAACAAACGTCCCCTCTTGTTATCAACCTCAGAAGACCACCAACAAGTGTCTGTATCGGAACACGAATTAGTTTCGTTAGTCCAACGAACATGGACGGAAGTAAAGAAGATTTGGAAGGTTGCTGGTCCATCCATCTTCTCCCGGCTTTCTTTGTACTCCCTTGCTGTCATAACACAATCTTTCGCTGGCCACCTTAACGACACTGACCTTGCTGCCATCTCCATTGCCACCACAGTGATCACTTCCATCACTTTCGGCTTCTTG CTAGGAATGGCAAGTGCACTTGAAACTCTTTGTGGTCAAGCTTATGGGGCAAAACAATATCATATGTTAGGAATTTACTTGCAAAGATCATGGGTTGTTTTGCTTATAGGCTCAATTTTATTGTTACCCCTTTTTATATTCGCCACTCCAATACTTAAACTAACCGGACAGCCAGAGGTGGTGGCAGAGTTGGCAGGGACAGTAGCGGTATGGCTGATTCCGATGCACATGAGCTTTGTTTTTCAGTTTTCGTTGGTGAGATTCTTGCAGGGTCAGCTGAAGACGTCCGTGATTGGTTGGGTGTCTGGTTTGGCTCTTGTAATCCATCTGCTACTTAATTGGTTTTTTGCTAAATATTATACGATTGGTGTTGTTGGGGCTGCGATTATGCTTGATTTCTCGTGGTGGGTGTCTGTTTTGGGCCTTTTCTTATATGCTGTATGTGGAGGGTGTCGTGAATCTTGGTATGGATTTTCAATGGAAGCATTTTCGGGGTTATGGGACTTCTTTAAGCTCTCTGCTGCTTCAAGTGTTATGCTCGC GTTGGAGAGCTTTTACTATCGAGTATTAGTGATAGTAGCAGGCAGCTTGGGGAACACAGCGGTCGATATTGATGCACTTTCGATATG CATAACTTCTTACGGTTGGGAGATCATGATTCCATACGGATTCTTGGCTGCAACAGG TGTTCGTGTAGCAAATGAGCTAGGAGCAGGAAATGCAAAAG GAGTTGCGCTGGGTTGTGGGTGGCAATCCCAGGTCGCAATTGTTAATCTTGGAAGCTACTACGTTGTTGGAGTCCCGCTTGGCGTCATATTGGAACAATTTTTTGGATTAGGGATTAAG GGTCTTTGGACCGGAATGCTGAGTGGGACAGTCGTACAAACGTTAACACTAGCCATCATAACTATTCGATGCCAATGGGATAAGCAG GCAAAAGAAGCGTATTCCCGCGTTGTAAAGCAAGCCATTTCAGATCAAAGTTCGTGTGATACCTAG
- the LOC122579287 gene encoding protein DETOXIFICATION 27-like isoform X2 yields the protein MEEHSNKRPLLLSTSEDHQQVSVSEHELVSLVQRTWTEVKKIWKVAGPSIFSRLSLYSLAVITQSFAGHLNDTDLAAISIATTVITSITFGFLLGMASALETLCGQAYGAKQYHMLGIYLQRSWVVLLIGSILLLPLFIFATPILKLTGQPEVVAELAGTVAVWLIPMHMSFVFQFSLVRFLQGQLKTSVIGWVSGLALVIHLLLNWFFAKYYTIGVVGAAIMLDFSWWVSVLGLFLYAVCGGCRESWYGFSMEAFSGLWDFFKLSAASSVMLALESFYYRVLVIVAGSLGNTAVDIDALSICITSYGWEIMIPYGFLAATGVRVANELGAGNAKVTVLLSCIQPVFTGVALGCGWQSQVAIVNLGSYYVVGVPLGVILEQFFGLGIKGLWTGMLSGTVVQTLTLAIITIRCQWDKQAKEAYSRVVKQAISDQSSCDT from the exons atGGAAGAACACAGCAACAAACGTCCCCTCTTGTTATCAACCTCAGAAGACCACCAACAAGTGTCTGTATCGGAACACGAATTAGTTTCGTTAGTCCAACGAACATGGACGGAAGTAAAGAAGATTTGGAAGGTTGCTGGTCCATCCATCTTCTCCCGGCTTTCTTTGTACTCCCTTGCTGTCATAACACAATCTTTCGCTGGCCACCTTAACGACACTGACCTTGCTGCCATCTCCATTGCCACCACAGTGATCACTTCCATCACTTTCGGCTTCTTG CTAGGAATGGCAAGTGCACTTGAAACTCTTTGTGGTCAAGCTTATGGGGCAAAACAATATCATATGTTAGGAATTTACTTGCAAAGATCATGGGTTGTTTTGCTTATAGGCTCAATTTTATTGTTACCCCTTTTTATATTCGCCACTCCAATACTTAAACTAACCGGACAGCCAGAGGTGGTGGCAGAGTTGGCAGGGACAGTAGCGGTATGGCTGATTCCGATGCACATGAGCTTTGTTTTTCAGTTTTCGTTGGTGAGATTCTTGCAGGGTCAGCTGAAGACGTCCGTGATTGGTTGGGTGTCTGGTTTGGCTCTTGTAATCCATCTGCTACTTAATTGGTTTTTTGCTAAATATTATACGATTGGTGTTGTTGGGGCTGCGATTATGCTTGATTTCTCGTGGTGGGTGTCTGTTTTGGGCCTTTTCTTATATGCTGTATGTGGAGGGTGTCGTGAATCTTGGTATGGATTTTCAATGGAAGCATTTTCGGGGTTATGGGACTTCTTTAAGCTCTCTGCTGCTTCAAGTGTTATGCTCGC GTTGGAGAGCTTTTACTATCGAGTATTAGTGATAGTAGCAGGCAGCTTGGGGAACACAGCGGTCGATATTGATGCACTTTCGATATG CATAACTTCTTACGGTTGGGAGATCATGATTCCATACGGATTCTTGGCTGCAACAGG TGTTCGTGTAGCAAATGAGCTAGGAGCAGGAAATGCAAAAG TTACTGTTCTTCTTAGTTGCATTCAACCCGTGTTTACAG GAGTTGCGCTGGGTTGTGGGTGGCAATCCCAGGTCGCAATTGTTAATCTTGGAAGCTACTACGTTGTTGGAGTCCCGCTTGGCGTCATATTGGAACAATTTTTTGGATTAGGGATTAAG GGTCTTTGGACCGGAATGCTGAGTGGGACAGTCGTACAAACGTTAACACTAGCCATCATAACTATTCGATGCCAATGGGATAAGCAG GCAAAAGAAGCGTATTCCCGCGTTGTAAAGCAAGCCATTTCAGATCAAAGTTCGTGTGATACCTAG
- the LOC122579287 gene encoding protein DETOXIFICATION 27-like isoform X1, whose protein sequence is MEEHSNKRPLLLSTSEDHQQVSVSEHELVSLVQRTWTEVKKIWKVAGPSIFSRLSLYSLAVITQSFAGHLNDTDLAAISIATTVITSITFGFLLGMASALETLCGQAYGAKQYHMLGIYLQRSWVVLLIGSILLLPLFIFATPILKLTGQPEVVAELAGTVAVWLIPMHMSFVFQFSLVRFLQGQLKTSVIGWVSGLALVIHLLLNWFFAKYYTIGVVGAAIMLDFSWWVSVLGLFLYAVCGGCRESWYGFSMEAFSGLWDFFKLSAASSVMLALESFYYRVLVIVAGSLGNTAVDIDALSICITSYGWEIMIPYGFLAATGVRVANELGAGNAKGAIFATKISLLISILIGTMFAIVILAFPDKLAMIFTSNNTVINMVNELSVLLAVTVLLSCIQPVFTGVALGCGWQSQVAIVNLGSYYVVGVPLGVILEQFFGLGIKGLWTGMLSGTVVQTLTLAIITIRCQWDKQAKEAYSRVVKQAISDQSSCDT, encoded by the exons atGGAAGAACACAGCAACAAACGTCCCCTCTTGTTATCAACCTCAGAAGACCACCAACAAGTGTCTGTATCGGAACACGAATTAGTTTCGTTAGTCCAACGAACATGGACGGAAGTAAAGAAGATTTGGAAGGTTGCTGGTCCATCCATCTTCTCCCGGCTTTCTTTGTACTCCCTTGCTGTCATAACACAATCTTTCGCTGGCCACCTTAACGACACTGACCTTGCTGCCATCTCCATTGCCACCACAGTGATCACTTCCATCACTTTCGGCTTCTTG CTAGGAATGGCAAGTGCACTTGAAACTCTTTGTGGTCAAGCTTATGGGGCAAAACAATATCATATGTTAGGAATTTACTTGCAAAGATCATGGGTTGTTTTGCTTATAGGCTCAATTTTATTGTTACCCCTTTTTATATTCGCCACTCCAATACTTAAACTAACCGGACAGCCAGAGGTGGTGGCAGAGTTGGCAGGGACAGTAGCGGTATGGCTGATTCCGATGCACATGAGCTTTGTTTTTCAGTTTTCGTTGGTGAGATTCTTGCAGGGTCAGCTGAAGACGTCCGTGATTGGTTGGGTGTCTGGTTTGGCTCTTGTAATCCATCTGCTACTTAATTGGTTTTTTGCTAAATATTATACGATTGGTGTTGTTGGGGCTGCGATTATGCTTGATTTCTCGTGGTGGGTGTCTGTTTTGGGCCTTTTCTTATATGCTGTATGTGGAGGGTGTCGTGAATCTTGGTATGGATTTTCAATGGAAGCATTTTCGGGGTTATGGGACTTCTTTAAGCTCTCTGCTGCTTCAAGTGTTATGCTCGC GTTGGAGAGCTTTTACTATCGAGTATTAGTGATAGTAGCAGGCAGCTTGGGGAACACAGCGGTCGATATTGATGCACTTTCGATATG CATAACTTCTTACGGTTGGGAGATCATGATTCCATACGGATTCTTGGCTGCAACAGG TGTTCGTGTAGCAAATGAGCTAGGAGCAGGAAATGCAAAAGGTGCAATATTTGCTACCAAGATATCATTGCTAATATCAATCCTTATTGGCACCATGTTTGCTATAGTCATACTCGCATTTCCTGATAAATTGGCTATGATCTTTACATCAAACAACACGGTCATTAACATGGTTAATGAACTTTCCGTGTTGTTAGCAGTTACTGTTCTTCTTAGTTGCATTCAACCCGTGTTTACAG GAGTTGCGCTGGGTTGTGGGTGGCAATCCCAGGTCGCAATTGTTAATCTTGGAAGCTACTACGTTGTTGGAGTCCCGCTTGGCGTCATATTGGAACAATTTTTTGGATTAGGGATTAAG GGTCTTTGGACCGGAATGCTGAGTGGGACAGTCGTACAAACGTTAACACTAGCCATCATAACTATTCGATGCCAATGGGATAAGCAG GCAAAAGAAGCGTATTCCCGCGTTGTAAAGCAAGCCATTTCAGATCAAAGTTCGTGTGATACCTAG
- the LOC122579681 gene encoding transport inhibitor response 1-like protein, whose product MNTTEPTSAAAGTGTPKTGAGDYFTPYPDEVLENVLENVLVFLTCRKDRNAVALVCKSWYRAEAYTRSEVFIGNCYAISPNRVVDRFSRVKCLTLKGKPRFADFSLVPKNWGAYFSPWIMVMKTVYVNFLEKIFLKRMCVTDDDLAVLAHSFPNFKELVLFCCDGFGTSGLAEFVARCRRLRVLELIEDEVSDDDVDWISCFPGDGCTNLECLSFDCVESPINFEALEKLVARSPILKKLRLNGFVSVNQLYRLVIRAPQLTHLGTGSFSPLDQHQDDNHSEAKYVSAFEACKSIVGLSGFKDIAPEYLSAIVPVCANLTSLNLSYANIDAQQLKPVISHCHKLQVFWVLDSICDEGLQAVAETCKDLRELRVFPINATENTEGPVSDVGLLAISYGCRKLQSILYFCQQMTNSAVVAMSKNCPDLVVFRLCIIGRYRPDRLTGEPMDEGFGAIVKNCKKLTRLAVSGLLTDRAFGYIGQYGKLVRTLSVGFNGDSDNGLKYVLEGCSNLQKLEIRDSPFGDLALSSGLHHFYNMRFVWMSSCQVTQAGCQEVARQLPRLVVEIFRRDGEEGGERGNFVDTLYMYRSLDGPRSDAPRFVKIL is encoded by the exons ATGAACACCACTGAACCCACTTCCGCCGCCGCCGGCACCGGAACACCCAAAACCGGCGCCGGCGACTACTTCACACCATACCCAGATGAAGTTCTCGAAAACGTACTCGAAAACGTGTTAGTTTTCCTAACATGTCGAAAAGATCGAAACGCTGTCGCTTTGGTATGCAAATCTTGGTACAGAGCAGAAGCATATACAAGATCAGAAGTGTTTATAGGAAACTGTTATGCAATTAGTCCAAACCGGGTCGTTGACCGGTTTAGTCGGGTCAAGTGTTTGACTTTGAAAGGAAAACCAAGGTTTGCTGACTTTAGTTTGGTTCCGAAAAATTGGGGTGCTTATTTTAGTCCATGGATTATGGTTATGAAAACAGTTTATGTTAATTTTCTTGAAAAGATTTTCCTTAAAAGAATGTGTGTTACTGATGATGATCTGGCAGTTTTGGCTCACTCTTTTCCTAATTTTAAGGAGctggttttgttttgttgtgATGGGTTTGGGACTAGTGGTCTTGCTGAATTTGTTGCTCGCTGCAG GCGGTTGCGAGTGCTTGAGTTGATAGAGGATGAGGTTTCGGATGATGATGTGGACTGGATTTCGTGTTTTCCAGGGGATGGTTGTACTAATTTGGAATGTTTAAGTTTTGATTGTGTGGAATCACCTATAAATTTTGAGGCTTTAGAGAAGTTGGTTGCAAGGTCACCAATATTAAAGAAGCTAAGATTAAATGGTTTTGTATCGGTGAATCAACTATATCGGTTGGTAATTCGGGCACCACAGTTGACTCATTTGGGTACAGGATCGTTTAGTCCTCTTGACCAACATCAGGATGATAACCATTCAGAAGCGAAGTATGTTTCTGCATTTGAGGCTTGCAAATCAATCGTTGGGCTCTCGGGGTTTAAAGATATTGCACCTGAATATCTATCAGCTATTGTTCCAGTTTGTGCTAATCTGACTTCGTTAAATCTTAGTTATGCAAACATCGATGCTCAGCAACTGAAACCTGTCATCAGTCACTGCCATAAACTTCAGGTTTTCTGG GTTCTTGATTCAATCTGTGATGAAGGGCTTCAGGCAGTGGCGGAAACATGCAAAGATCTTCGTGAGCTTCGTGTTTTTCCGATAAATGCAACAGAAAACACTGAGGGTCCTGTTTCTGATGTTGGTCTACTTGCAATTTCCTATGGGTGTAGAAAATTGCAATCGATTCTTTACTTCTGTCAACAAATGACAAATTCGGCTGTTGTAGCCATGTCTAAAAACTGCCCGGATCTTGTTGTGTTTCGTCTCTGTATAATTGGCCGATATAGACCCGACCGCTTGACTGGTGAACCTATGGACGAGGGTTTTGGAGCCATTGTCAAAAATTGTAAGAAGCTTACTCGGCTTGCAGTATCAGGTCTGCTTACCGATAGGGCATTTGGCTACATTGGGCAATATGGTAAACTCGTGAGAACGTTATCAGTGGGGTTTAACGGAGATAGTGACAACGGGCTGAAATATGTGCTAGAGGGTTGCTCCAATTTGCAAAAACTTGAGATAAGAGATAGTCCATTTGGTGATTTGGCTTTATCTTCGGGTCTGCACCATTTTTATAATATGAGATTTGTTTGGATGTCATCATGTCAAGTGACTCAAGCAGGGTGTCAGGAGGTAGCCAGACAGTTGCCAAGATTGGTGGTGGAAATTTTCCGTCGGGATGGAGAGGAAGGTGGGGAAAGGGGAAATTTCGTTGATACGTTATATATGTATCGCTCTCTTGACGGCCCACGATCTGATGCACCACGGTTTGTCAAGATCTTGTAA